A window of Streptomyces armeniacus contains these coding sequences:
- a CDS encoding GTP-binding protein, with amino-acid sequence MVFGRSERSRAKAAAAAVNEPVTLKVLVAGGFGVGKTTLVGSVSEIRPLRTEETLTEAGRPFDDTNGVEAKTTTTVAMDFGRITINDKVVLYLFGTPGQNRFWFLWDELAQGALGAVVLADTRRLEDCFAAIDYFERRGIPFTVGVNCFDGADRYPVETVRQALDLGENVPVMLCDARKRASARDVLVMVVEHAMRTAAERSQPAAAT; translated from the coding sequence ATGGTCTTCGGGCGCTCTGAGCGCAGCCGCGCGAAAGCCGCGGCCGCTGCCGTGAACGAGCCCGTCACCCTGAAGGTGCTGGTCGCCGGCGGCTTCGGCGTCGGCAAGACGACGCTCGTCGGATCCGTCAGCGAGATCAGGCCGCTGCGGACGGAGGAGACGCTGACGGAGGCGGGCCGGCCCTTCGACGACACGAACGGTGTGGAGGCCAAGACCACCACCACCGTCGCGATGGACTTCGGCCGCATCACGATCAACGACAAGGTGGTGCTGTACCTCTTCGGCACCCCCGGCCAGAACCGCTTCTGGTTCCTGTGGGACGAGCTGGCGCAGGGCGCGCTCGGCGCGGTGGTGCTCGCCGACACCCGGCGGCTGGAGGACTGCTTCGCGGCGATCGACTACTTCGAGCGGCGCGGCATACCCTTCACCGTCGGCGTCAACTGCTTCGACGGTGCCGACCGCTACCCCGTGGAGACCGTGCGCCAGGCGCTCGACCTCGGGGAGAACGTGCCGGTGATGCTGTGCGACGCGCGGAAGCGCGCGTCCGCCCGCGACGTGCTCGTCATGGTCGTCGAGCACGCCATGCGGACGGCCGCAGAACGGAGCCAGCCCGCGGCCGCCACCTGA
- a CDS encoding DUF742 domain-containing protein: MTERWFDDAAGPVVRPYAMTRGRTRSSADEARLDLIALVIAESPGDGTGGGDAGEDIDDHTLAPEHVDIVTHCRRNPQSVAELAAELDLPVGVVRVLIGDLIDAELVRVTRPVPPAELPDENILREVINGLRAL; this comes from the coding sequence ATGACGGAGCGCTGGTTCGACGACGCGGCAGGTCCGGTGGTGCGGCCGTACGCCATGACGCGCGGCCGCACCCGGAGCAGCGCCGACGAGGCGCGGCTCGACCTGATCGCGCTCGTCATCGCGGAGAGCCCCGGCGACGGCACGGGCGGCGGTGACGCCGGCGAGGACATCGACGACCACACGCTCGCTCCGGAGCACGTCGACATCGTCACGCACTGCCGCCGCAACCCGCAGTCGGTCGCCGAACTGGCCGCCGAACTCGATCTGCCGGTGGGCGTCGTACGCGTCCTCATCGGCGATCTCATCGACGCGGAGCTGGTCCGCGTCACCCGCCCCGTTCCGCCGGCCGAGCTGCCGGACGAGAACATACTGCGCGAGGTGATCAATGGTCTTCGGGCGCTCTGA
- a CDS encoding roadblock/LC7 domain-containing protein has product MTGPKAASYANTRGADELNWLLDELVQRVGSIRKALVLSGDGLPRGTSGGLTREDGEHLAAVASGFHSLAKGVGRHFEAGGVRQTVVELEEAFLFVTAAGDGSCLAVLADAESDVGQVAYEMTLLVKRVGVHLGTAPRSGPPGGS; this is encoded by the coding sequence ATGACCGGTCCGAAGGCCGCCTCGTACGCCAACACGCGGGGTGCGGACGAACTCAACTGGCTGCTGGACGAGCTCGTCCAGCGGGTGGGCAGTATCCGCAAGGCGCTCGTGCTCTCCGGCGACGGGCTCCCCAGAGGCACCTCCGGGGGACTCACCCGGGAGGACGGCGAGCATCTCGCGGCGGTGGCTTCCGGGTTCCACAGCCTGGCCAAGGGCGTCGGCCGGCACTTCGAGGCGGGCGGCGTCCGGCAGACCGTGGTGGAGCTGGAGGAGGCGTTCCTCTTCGTCACGGCCGCCGGCGACGGCAGCTGCCTGGCCGTGCTCGCGGACGCCGAGTCCGATGTCGGCCAGGTCGCCTATGAGATGACGCTGCTGGTGAAGCGCGTCGGCGTACATCTCGGCACCGCACCCCGCTCCGGCCCGCCCGGCGGAAGCTGA
- a CDS encoding nitrate- and nitrite sensing domain-containing protein, with protein MRFRGKPIRRKIVALLLVPLVSLVSIWAFATYLTSREAADLISATEAMERVDDPVHDVTHAIQRERRQILIHLADPRRSDALTRLHSQQRSTDRAVDTVREQVDEGLRGDLEEEPRAQLDNMLEGLDGLQDLRDKAENSTLSRGGAFQAYNELIDPCFLFLDSMNGLEQAGLEKQSRALTGFTRAREYLSREDALMAAALAAGEMTSGDRRAFSDRIAERNLAYIASVQQLPNEDREGFEDYWSGTDGRTLASYEDAIIAAGARGAAGVVGADRWEEATTAVLDDMQRLHFDAHERFHDRIEPETTNVLLRAGAAGVLGFLAVLASIVISFRVGRGLVRDLSTLRKEANESAGVRLPSVMRRLAAGEQVDVETEAPRLEYPQDETGQVGQALNTLQRAAVEAAVKQADMRRGVSEVFVNLARRNQVLLHRQLTLLDTMERRTEDADELADLFRLDHLTTRMRRHAEGLVILSGAAPSRQWRKPVQLMDVVRAAVAEVEDYERIEVRRLSKLAVDGSAVADLTHLIAELLENATVFSPPHTAVQVLGERVANGFTLEIHDRGLGMNADALLDANLRLAETPEFELSDTDRLGLFVVSRLAQRQGVRVSLQPSPYGGTTAVVLIPGSVLTETADRDDERAVARADDGGTDDRFAALAQVPVPLLESGSTPPAAALDGPVELEAPLELELEDTDSSPGGLFRRRTKPQGRRHSDSGPGPVPDPEAAPGGEQHQQAREPAETSRAAGTDGTAPLPRRRRGAPVLVSDHGRPVEDRQRQQGPRHEPEQGGTAADRDTGPGRDSGSDADPGSGAPATVGGLPRRVRQASIAPQLRAEPSEATYGGGQDARTQAPEERDAEEVRSRMASMQRGWQRGRQDNGDPSRDGTGEPPAGTTPEGEGR; from the coding sequence ATGCGCTTTCGCGGTAAGCCGATCCGCCGGAAGATCGTGGCGCTGCTGCTGGTGCCGCTCGTGTCCCTCGTGTCCATCTGGGCCTTCGCGACCTACCTCACCAGCCGCGAGGCAGCAGACCTGATCTCCGCCACGGAGGCCATGGAGCGGGTCGACGACCCCGTCCACGACGTCACCCACGCGATCCAGCGCGAACGCCGCCAGATCCTGATCCACCTCGCCGACCCCCGCCGTTCCGATGCCCTCACCCGGCTCCACAGCCAGCAGCGGTCCACCGACCGGGCTGTCGACACGGTACGCGAACAGGTCGACGAGGGGCTCAGGGGGGATCTGGAGGAGGAGCCGCGCGCCCAGCTCGACAACATGCTGGAGGGCCTCGACGGGCTGCAGGACCTGCGCGACAAGGCCGAGAACAGCACGCTCAGCCGCGGCGGCGCGTTCCAGGCGTACAACGAACTCATCGACCCCTGCTTCCTGTTCCTCGACTCGATGAACGGACTGGAGCAGGCCGGGCTCGAGAAGCAGAGCCGCGCGCTGACCGGCTTCACCCGCGCCCGCGAGTATCTGTCCCGCGAGGATGCGCTGATGGCGGCGGCACTGGCCGCGGGCGAGATGACCAGCGGCGACCGGCGCGCGTTCTCCGACCGGATCGCCGAACGGAACCTCGCGTACATCGCCAGCGTGCAGCAGCTGCCCAACGAGGACCGCGAGGGCTTCGAGGACTACTGGAGCGGCACCGACGGCCGCACCCTCGCCAGCTACGAGGACGCCATCATCGCCGCCGGCGCGCGCGGCGCCGCCGGCGTCGTCGGCGCGGACCGCTGGGAGGAGGCCACCACCGCCGTCCTCGACGACATGCAGCGCCTCCACTTCGACGCGCACGAACGATTCCACGACCGGATCGAGCCCGAGACCACCAACGTGCTCCTGCGCGCCGGAGCCGCCGGCGTCCTCGGCTTCCTGGCCGTGCTGGCCTCCATCGTCATCTCGTTCCGCGTCGGCCGCGGGCTCGTACGCGACCTGAGCACGCTGCGCAAGGAGGCCAACGAGTCCGCGGGCGTACGGCTGCCCAGCGTGATGCGCCGGCTCGCCGCCGGCGAACAGGTCGACGTCGAGACCGAGGCACCGCGCCTGGAGTACCCGCAGGACGAGACCGGCCAGGTCGGCCAGGCCCTCAACACCCTCCAGCGCGCCGCCGTCGAAGCCGCCGTCAAACAGGCCGACATGCGCCGCGGCGTTTCCGAGGTCTTCGTCAACCTCGCCCGCCGCAACCAGGTGCTGCTGCACCGCCAGCTCACCCTGCTCGACACGATGGAGCGCCGTACGGAGGACGCCGACGAGCTCGCGGACCTCTTCCGGCTCGACCACCTCACCACGCGCATGCGGCGGCACGCCGAGGGCCTGGTCATCCTCTCCGGCGCCGCGCCGTCCCGGCAGTGGCGCAAGCCGGTGCAGCTGATGGATGTCGTACGGGCCGCGGTGGCCGAGGTCGAGGACTACGAGCGGATCGAGGTACGGCGGCTGTCGAAGCTCGCCGTCGACGGCAGCGCCGTCGCCGACCTCACCCACCTCATCGCCGAACTCCTCGAGAACGCCACCGTGTTCTCGCCGCCGCACACCGCCGTCCAGGTCCTCGGCGAACGCGTCGCCAACGGGTTCACCCTCGAGATCCACGACCGCGGTCTGGGCATGAACGCCGACGCCCTGCTCGACGCGAACCTGCGGCTCGCCGAGACACCCGAGTTCGAGCTGTCCGACACCGACCGGCTCGGGCTGTTCGTGGTGTCGCGGCTCGCCCAGCGGCAGGGCGTACGGGTCTCGCTGCAGCCCTCCCCGTACGGCGGCACCACCGCGGTGGTGCTCATCCCCGGCTCGGTGCTCACCGAGACCGCCGACCGCGACGACGAGCGCGCCGTGGCGCGCGCCGACGACGGCGGCACGGACGACCGCTTCGCCGCGCTCGCCCAGGTGCCGGTGCCGCTGCTGGAGAGCGGCAGCACGCCGCCGGCCGCGGCGCTGGACGGTCCGGTCGAGCTCGAGGCGCCGCTGGAGCTGGAGTTGGAGGACACGGACAGCAGCCCCGGCGGCCTGTTCCGGCGCCGTACGAAGCCGCAGGGGCGGCGCCACTCCGACAGCGGCCCGGGCCCCGTACCGGACCCGGAGGCAGCGCCCGGTGGCGAACAGCACCAGCAGGCGCGCGAGCCCGCGGAGACGTCCCGCGCCGCCGGGACGGACGGCACGGCGCCGCTGCCGCGCCGCCGCAGGGGCGCGCCCGTACTGGTCTCCGACCACGGCCGCCCGGTCGAGGACCGGCAGCGGCAGCAGGGGCCGCGGCACGAGCCGGAACAGGGCGGCACGGCAGCGGACAGGGACACGGGCCCCGGCAGGGACTCGGGTTCAGACGCGGACCCGGGCTCCGGCGCGCCCGCCACCGTCGGCGGACTCCCGCGCCGCGTACGGCAGGCGAGCATCGCCCCGCAGCTCAGGGCGGAGCCGTCGGAGGCCACGTACGGTGGGGGCCAGGACGCGCGTACGCAGGCGCCGGAGGAACGTGACGCCGAGGAGGTACGCAGCCGGATGGCGTCGATGCAGCGCGGCTGGCAGCGCGGCCGGCAGGACAACGGTGACCCGTCGCGGGACGGCACGGGAGAACCACCAGCAGGAACAACTCCAGAGGGGGAAGGTCGATGA
- a CDS encoding alpha/beta fold hydrolase: protein MRARPSLVLVHSPLTGPSTWEPVATELRGRGYVTHVPSVAGEFADGGPYFPRLAARVADGIVRDGGTGPVLLAAHSGAGALLPAAAAAAEGAGVPVAGLLHADAPLPHPGRSWFDTVPVELRERLNALARDGELPPWDEWFPPGTIEELLPDGAQRAAFRAELPRLPLGWFEEPAPELPARYAPSPSGYLRLSGAYEDEARRAEREGRPVVRRDAHHLALLTEPRATADALAELAGALTE from the coding sequence ATGCGAGCACGTCCGTCCCTGGTCCTGGTGCACAGCCCGCTCACAGGGCCGTCGACCTGGGAACCGGTCGCGACGGAGCTGCGCGGGCGAGGGTACGTCACACATGTGCCGTCCGTGGCAGGGGAGTTCGCCGACGGCGGACCGTACTTCCCGCGGCTCGCCGCGCGCGTCGCGGACGGCATCGTGCGGGACGGCGGCACCGGCCCCGTGCTGCTGGCCGCGCACAGCGGCGCGGGGGCGCTGCTGCCCGCCGCCGCGGCGGCCGCGGAGGGCGCCGGAGTGCCCGTCGCGGGCCTCCTCCACGCCGACGCGCCGCTGCCGCACCCGGGCCGCAGCTGGTTCGACACGGTCCCGGTCGAGCTGCGGGAGCGGCTGAACGCCCTCGCGCGGGACGGCGAGCTGCCGCCGTGGGACGAGTGGTTCCCGCCGGGCACCATCGAGGAGCTGCTGCCCGACGGCGCGCAGCGCGCCGCCTTCCGCGCGGAGCTTCCCCGGCTGCCCCTCGGCTGGTTCGAGGAGCCCGCGCCCGAACTCCCCGCCCGGTACGCCCCGTCGCCGAGCGGCTACCTGCGGCTCAGCGGCGCGTACGAAGACGAGGCCCGGCGCGCCGAACGGGAGGGCCGGCCCGTCGTACGCCGCGACGCGCACCATCTGGCCCTGCTCACCGAACCCCGGGCGACCGCCGACGCGTTGGCGGAACTGGCCGGCGCGCTCACCGAGTGA
- a CDS encoding DUF6924 domain-containing protein, with product MNRIPSHDFPLAIRTDFSDDEAWDAFVAAMDEPDGGDDSVADVELFDDPAYRDLTSDELMQLLPEDYEDSFFVVVDGPALASPELPVLIVDLLHEPGRSFRVTAAELPEIEANLSISNMDFFDYADSVEEDGVFRGFPERGDASRALRGAGD from the coding sequence GTGAACCGGATCCCGTCGCACGACTTCCCGTTGGCGATCCGCACCGACTTCTCCGACGACGAGGCGTGGGACGCCTTCGTCGCGGCCATGGACGAACCGGACGGCGGAGACGACTCCGTCGCCGACGTCGAGCTGTTCGACGACCCCGCGTACCGTGACCTCACCTCGGACGAACTGATGCAGCTGCTCCCGGAGGACTACGAGGACTCGTTCTTCGTGGTGGTCGACGGGCCCGCGCTGGCCTCGCCGGAACTGCCCGTGCTGATCGTGGACCTCCTGCACGAGCCGGGCCGTTCGTTCCGGGTGACCGCCGCCGAGCTGCCCGAAATCGAGGCGAACCTGTCGATCTCGAACATGGACTTCTTCGACTACGCCGACAGCGTCGAGGAGGACGGCGTCTTCCGCGGCTTCCCGGAGCGCGGCGACGCCTCGCGCGCGCTCCGAGGGGCCGGCGACTGA
- a CDS encoding hydantoinase B/oxoprolinase family protein: MSGRWEFWIDRGGTFTDIVGKRPDGSLVTEKLLSHDPGRYRDAAVAGIRRLLGTAPDEPVPGDRIAAVKMGTTVATNALLERAGEPTVLLTTEGFRDALRIAYQNRPRIFDRHIALPGALYARVIEVPERMGAHGDTVRALDTEATAEALRTAYGEGFRSAAVALLHAYRSPGHEREVARLAREAGFTQVSCSHEVSPLIKLVPRGDTTVVDAYLSPVLRRYADQVAAELPGVRLMFMQSNGGLREAAHFRGKDAVLSGPAGGVVGMARSCAEVGHGRVIGFDMGGTSTDVSHYAGELERVFGTQVAGVRMRAPMMDIHTVAAGGGSVLLFDGARYRVGPDSAGAVPGPACYRRGGPLTVTDANVMLGRVQPRHFPHVFGPDGDLPLDAELVRERFTLLAREAAEATGDDRSPEEVAEGFLEIAVLNMANAVKKISVQRGHDVTRYALASFGGAGGQHACGVADALGIDTVVVPPLAGVLSAYGIGVADATALREQSVEAELTPGLLPEVRELCARLSERTRRELRSDGIADDAISTTERLQLRYAGTDATLTVGLGEADAMRRDFEDAHRARYGFTMDKPLVVATAVAEATGTSGPHTVRAAPGLDTAPGGGTPEPADQVRTYTGGRWRDTPLHRRDALRPGHTVRGPAVIAEADATTVVDPGWQAAVDPRGHLLLARAEARPARTAVGTGADPVLLEVFNNLFMAIAEQMGVRLENTAHSVNIKERLDFSCALFDEDGNLIANAPHIPVHLGSMGESIKEVLRRNEGGMRPGDVYAINDPYHGGTHLPDVTVVTPVFDAGGEQLLFLVASRGHHAEIGGITPGSMPAFSRTIHEEGVLFDNWLLVRDGRLREAETRELLATAPYPSRSPDANLADLRAQIAANEKGIAELHRMIDQFGLDVVRAYMRHVQDNAEESVRRIIAGLHDGSCRYETDSGAVIRVAVTVDRERRGAVLDFTGSSPQRADNSNAPSSVVMAAVLYVFRTLVADDIPLNSGCLTPLEIRIPPGSMLAPEFPAATVAGNVETSQAVTGALYAALGVQAEGSGTMNNLTFGNDEVQYYETVASGSGAGDGFAGADAVQTHMTNSRLTDPEVLEHRYPVRVEDFRVRAGSGGAGRWPGGRGVERRLRFLAPMTVALLSGHRRVPPYGMAGGGPGALGANALERTDGSVTPLEGRDAAEAEAGDVLVVRTPGGGGYGTPADGGG, from the coding sequence ATGAGCGGGCGCTGGGAGTTCTGGATCGACCGTGGCGGCACCTTCACCGACATCGTCGGCAAACGGCCGGACGGCAGCCTGGTCACCGAGAAGCTGCTGTCGCACGACCCCGGCCGCTACCGCGACGCGGCCGTCGCCGGCATCCGGCGGCTGCTGGGCACCGCGCCGGACGAGCCGGTGCCCGGCGACCGTATCGCCGCCGTGAAGATGGGGACCACGGTCGCCACCAACGCCCTGCTGGAACGGGCCGGCGAGCCCACCGTCCTGCTGACCACCGAGGGCTTTCGCGACGCCCTGCGCATCGCGTACCAGAACCGCCCGCGGATCTTCGACCGGCACATCGCGCTGCCCGGGGCGCTGTACGCACGCGTCATCGAGGTGCCCGAACGGATGGGCGCGCACGGCGACACCGTACGGGCGCTGGACACCGAGGCCACCGCGGAGGCGCTGCGGACGGCGTACGGCGAGGGCTTCCGCAGCGCCGCCGTCGCGCTGCTGCACGCGTACCGCTCGCCGGGGCACGAGCGGGAGGTCGCCCGCCTCGCGCGCGAGGCGGGCTTCACCCAGGTCAGCTGCTCGCACGAGGTCAGCCCGCTGATCAAGCTGGTGCCGCGCGGCGACACCACCGTCGTGGACGCCTACCTCTCGCCCGTCCTGCGCCGCTACGCGGACCAGGTCGCCGCCGAACTCCCCGGCGTCCGGCTGATGTTCATGCAGTCCAACGGCGGCCTGCGCGAAGCCGCCCACTTCCGCGGCAAGGACGCCGTACTGTCCGGGCCGGCCGGCGGCGTCGTCGGCATGGCGCGCAGCTGCGCCGAGGTCGGCCACGGCCGCGTCATCGGCTTCGACATGGGCGGCACCTCGACCGATGTCTCGCACTACGCGGGCGAGTTGGAACGCGTCTTCGGCACGCAGGTCGCGGGCGTACGGATGCGCGCCCCCATGATGGACATCCACACCGTCGCGGCCGGCGGCGGCTCCGTGCTGCTTTTCGACGGCGCCCGCTACCGCGTCGGCCCCGACTCCGCGGGCGCCGTCCCGGGCCCGGCCTGCTACCGCCGCGGCGGACCGCTCACCGTCACCGACGCGAACGTGATGCTCGGCCGCGTCCAGCCCCGGCACTTCCCGCACGTGTTCGGCCCGGACGGAGACCTGCCGCTCGACGCGGAGCTCGTACGGGAGCGCTTCACGCTGCTCGCCCGCGAGGCCGCCGAGGCGACCGGGGACGACCGCAGCCCCGAGGAGGTCGCCGAGGGATTCCTCGAGATCGCCGTCCTCAACATGGCCAACGCCGTCAAGAAGATCTCCGTACAGCGCGGCCACGACGTCACCCGCTACGCCCTCGCCAGCTTCGGCGGCGCCGGCGGCCAGCACGCCTGCGGCGTCGCCGACGCGCTGGGCATCGACACGGTCGTCGTCCCGCCGCTCGCCGGGGTGCTCTCCGCGTACGGCATCGGCGTCGCCGACGCCACCGCCCTGCGCGAGCAGTCCGTCGAGGCCGAACTCACCCCCGGCCTCCTGCCGGAGGTACGGGAGCTGTGCGCGCGGCTGTCCGAGCGGACGCGCCGCGAACTGCGCTCCGACGGCATCGCCGACGACGCGATCAGCACCACGGAGCGGCTGCAGCTGCGGTACGCGGGCACGGACGCCACGCTCACCGTCGGGCTCGGCGAAGCCGACGCGATGCGGCGGGACTTCGAGGACGCCCACCGCGCCCGGTACGGCTTCACCATGGACAAGCCGCTCGTCGTCGCCACCGCCGTGGCCGAGGCCACCGGCACGTCCGGGCCGCACACCGTACGGGCCGCGCCCGGCCTGGACACGGCACCCGGCGGTGGCACGCCCGAACCCGCCGACCAGGTGCGGACGTACACCGGCGGCCGCTGGCGCGACACCCCGCTCCACCGGCGCGACGCCCTGCGCCCGGGGCACACCGTACGGGGGCCCGCCGTCATCGCCGAGGCCGACGCCACCACCGTCGTCGACCCCGGCTGGCAGGCCGCCGTCGACCCGCGCGGCCACCTGCTGCTCGCGCGCGCGGAGGCGCGCCCGGCGCGTACGGCGGTGGGCACCGGCGCGGACCCGGTGCTGCTGGAGGTGTTCAACAACCTCTTCATGGCGATCGCCGAGCAGATGGGCGTCCGGCTGGAGAACACCGCGCACTCCGTGAACATCAAGGAGCGCCTCGACTTCTCCTGCGCCCTATTCGACGAGGACGGCAACCTCATCGCGAACGCCCCGCACATCCCCGTACACCTGGGCTCGATGGGGGAGTCCATCAAGGAGGTCCTGCGCCGCAACGAGGGCGGCATGCGGCCCGGCGACGTCTACGCCATCAACGACCCGTACCACGGCGGCACCCACCTCCCGGACGTCACCGTCGTCACGCCCGTCTTCGACGCGGGCGGCGAACAGCTGCTGTTCCTCGTCGCCTCACGCGGGCACCACGCCGAGATCGGCGGCATCACGCCCGGCTCGATGCCCGCGTTCAGCCGGACGATCCACGAGGAGGGCGTCCTCTTCGACAACTGGCTGCTCGTACGGGACGGCAGGCTGCGCGAGGCCGAGACACGCGAGCTGCTGGCGACGGCGCCGTACCCGTCCCGTTCACCCGACGCGAACCTCGCCGACCTGCGGGCACAGATCGCCGCGAACGAGAAGGGCATCGCCGAACTCCACCGCATGATCGACCAGTTCGGGCTGGACGTCGTACGCGCCTACATGCGGCACGTCCAGGACAACGCGGAGGAGTCCGTCCGCCGCATCATCGCCGGCCTGCACGACGGCTCCTGCCGCTACGAGACGGACAGCGGCGCCGTCATCCGGGTCGCCGTCACCGTCGACCGCGAACGCCGCGGCGCCGTCCTGGACTTCACCGGCAGCTCACCGCAGCGCGCGGACAACTCCAACGCGCCCAGCTCCGTGGTGATGGCCGCCGTGCTGTACGTCTTCCGCACCCTCGTCGCCGACGACATCCCGCTGAACAGCGGCTGCCTCACCCCGCTGGAGATCCGCATCCCGCCCGGCTCCATGCTCGCACCCGAGTTCCCCGCGGCGACGGTGGCCGGGAACGTCGAGACGTCGCAGGCGGTGACGGGCGCGCTGTACGCCGCGCTCGGCGTCCAGGCCGAGGGCTCCGGCACCATGAACAACCTCACCTTCGGCAACGACGAGGTGCAGTACTACGAGACGGTGGCCAGCGGCTCCGGCGCGGGCGACGGCTTCGCGGGCGCCGACGCCGTACAGACCCACATGACCAACTCGCGGCTCACCGACCCGGAGGTCCTGGAGCACCGCTACCCGGTCCGCGTCGAGGACTTCCGGGTACGCGCCGGCAGCGGCGGCGCCGGCCGCTGGCCCGGCGGCCGAGGCGTGGAACGCCGCCTCCGCTTCCTCGCACCGATGACGGTGGCGCTGCTCAGCGGCCACCGCCGCGTGCCGCCGTACGGCATGGCGGGCGGCGGTCCCGGCGCCCTCGGCGCGAACGCGCTGGAGCGTACGGACGGTTCGGTCACGCCCCTGGAGGGGCGCGACGCGGCGGAGGCGGAGGCGGGCGACGTGCTCGTGGTCCGTACGCCCGGGGGCGGCGGCTACGGGACGCCTGCGGACGGCGGCGGCTGA
- a CDS encoding HEAT repeat domain-containing protein, which yields MFVDSVDSDIAPSGTLLGLLQRGRGDGTLHALAAPRTEALSALRHCVLHDPRRDWQIEHRSLYYARLHMELDAGLDDIEGHLFHRDDLVLTEAAEERTGLALSVLGHLVSYGDKGALRLLRRYAVAGANWQWALDELAVRDDDSGLRALGSAILARFPPTSEGDAALGEAARNAFEPRPWRLWAEDPAHPEQAERLRLLQERGNFDRWQRQLHTQGPRPGWSVREVLTWAQEGGEQPAGPHREAAAARCLAAVAGPDDRPELLAAARSGPDACRAAALRHLAERGDPDALDLIQEAATDPASGYDGAPLPPVVSSALASFARMRSVAALERARQWAAHRDDALGLTAAQMLATRGGQQDAKAVLGALRRAVREQGPDSDDLWPLVDGVGRLTVHCAAPVLRHIYRETASSQLRGRTARALAATDPAFPAGFAIECLWDCEESTRELAAEHATTGDARVVERLRRLAADPAEQAGVQSAVRGRLSPDAGPPG from the coding sequence CGCCGCGCACCGAAGCGCTCTCCGCGCTCCGGCACTGCGTGCTGCACGACCCCCGGCGCGACTGGCAGATCGAGCACCGCTCGCTCTACTACGCCCGGCTCCACATGGAGCTCGACGCCGGGCTCGACGACATCGAGGGACACCTCTTCCACCGCGACGACCTCGTACTGACCGAAGCCGCCGAGGAGCGCACCGGCCTCGCGCTGTCCGTGCTCGGCCACCTCGTCAGCTACGGCGACAAGGGCGCGCTGCGGCTGCTGCGCCGGTACGCGGTCGCCGGCGCCAACTGGCAGTGGGCACTCGACGAACTCGCCGTCCGCGACGACGACTCCGGGCTGCGGGCACTCGGATCGGCGATCCTGGCCCGTTTCCCGCCGACGTCCGAGGGCGACGCCGCTCTCGGCGAGGCCGCGCGCAACGCCTTCGAGCCCCGCCCGTGGCGCCTCTGGGCGGAGGACCCGGCCCACCCCGAACAGGCCGAACGGCTGCGGCTCCTGCAGGAACGCGGCAACTTCGACCGCTGGCAGCGCCAGCTGCACACCCAGGGACCGCGCCCCGGCTGGAGCGTGCGCGAGGTGCTCACCTGGGCACAGGAGGGCGGTGAGCAGCCCGCCGGCCCGCACCGCGAGGCCGCCGCCGCCCGCTGCCTGGCCGCCGTGGCCGGCCCCGACGACCGGCCCGAACTGCTCGCCGCGGCCCGCAGCGGCCCCGACGCCTGCCGCGCCGCCGCCCTGCGGCACCTCGCCGAGCGCGGCGACCCCGACGCGCTCGACCTCATCCAGGAGGCCGCCACCGACCCGGCCTCCGGCTACGACGGAGCGCCGCTGCCGCCCGTCGTGAGCTCCGCGCTCGCCTCGTTCGCCCGCATGCGCAGCGTCGCCGCGCTGGAGCGCGCCCGGCAGTGGGCCGCGCACCGCGACGACGCGCTCGGCCTCACCGCCGCCCAGATGCTCGCCACCAGGGGCGGGCAGCAGGACGCCAAGGCGGTGCTCGGCGCACTGCGCCGCGCCGTACGCGAACAGGGCCCCGACAGCGACGACCTGTGGCCGCTCGTCGACGGCGTGGGACGGCTGACCGTGCACTGCGCGGCGCCCGTGCTGCGGCACATCTACCGCGAGACCGCCTCCTCCCAGCTGCGCGGCCGTACGGCGCGCGCGCTGGCCGCCACCGACCCCGCCTTCCCGGCCGGCTTCGCCATCGAGTGCCTCTGGGACTGCGAGGAGAGCACCCGCGAACTCGCCGCCGAGCACGCCACCACCGGCGACGCCCGCGTCGTCGAACGGCTGCGGCGGCTGGCCGCCGATCCGGCGGAGCAGGCCGGCGTGCAGAGCGCGGTCCGCGGCAGGCTCAGCCCGGACGCGGGGCCGCCCGGCTGA